One window of Solwaraspora sp. WMMA2056 genomic DNA carries:
- a CDS encoding 8-oxoguanine deaminase has product MLAITGAAIATVDAAGTEHRTGHLVVGDDGRIAAVGPGDLPDDLLARLTGGDPGRVRRIDGTGCLATPGLVNTHHHLYQWATRGLAQSDDLFGWLTTLYPIWSRIDTDTVHDAAAANLGWLALSGCTTSTDHHYVFPRDGGDLFAAEIAAAARIGLRFHPCRGSMDLGRSAGGLPPDSVVEDTDAALAATEAAIDRWHDPSPESMLRVAVAPCSPFSVTPRLMRESAELARRRGVRLHTHLAETVEEEQYCQATHGCTPVQYADDLGWLGDDVWLAHGVHLDDAAVARLGATGTGVAHCPSSNARLGAGTARVTDLLAAGVPVGLGVDGAASQEAGHLGEELRQALYAARLRGGPAAMTARDALALGTIGGARCLGRDADIGSLQVGKLADVALWRLDGLGHAGIDDPVAALVLGPPAPVQLLLVGGRPVVEGAELRTADTADLAARAAHAHRVLTTSARPEQE; this is encoded by the coding sequence ATGCTCGCCATCACCGGCGCGGCGATCGCCACCGTCGACGCCGCCGGCACCGAACACCGCACCGGGCATCTCGTCGTCGGCGACGACGGCCGGATCGCCGCCGTCGGCCCCGGCGACCTGCCCGACGACCTGCTGGCCCGGCTCACCGGCGGCGACCCCGGCCGGGTACGGCGCATCGACGGCACCGGCTGCCTGGCCACCCCAGGTCTGGTCAACACCCACCACCACCTCTACCAGTGGGCCACCCGGGGCCTGGCCCAGTCCGACGACCTGTTCGGCTGGCTCACCACCCTCTACCCGATCTGGTCACGCATCGACACCGACACGGTGCACGACGCCGCCGCCGCGAACCTCGGCTGGCTGGCGTTGTCCGGCTGCACCACCAGCACCGACCACCACTACGTGTTCCCCCGCGACGGCGGGGACCTGTTCGCCGCCGAGATCGCCGCCGCCGCCCGGATCGGCCTGCGGTTCCACCCGTGCCGGGGCTCCATGGACCTCGGCCGCTCCGCGGGCGGCCTGCCGCCGGACTCCGTCGTCGAGGACACCGACGCCGCGTTGGCCGCCACCGAGGCCGCCATCGACCGGTGGCACGACCCGTCGCCGGAGTCGATGCTGCGGGTCGCCGTCGCCCCCTGCTCGCCGTTCTCGGTCACCCCGCGCCTGATGCGCGAGTCAGCCGAGCTGGCCCGCCGCCGGGGTGTGCGGCTGCACACCCACCTCGCCGAGACCGTCGAGGAGGAGCAGTACTGCCAGGCCACCCACGGCTGCACGCCGGTGCAGTACGCCGACGACCTCGGCTGGCTCGGCGACGACGTGTGGCTGGCGCACGGGGTCCACCTCGACGACGCCGCCGTGGCCCGCCTCGGCGCCACCGGCACCGGCGTGGCGCACTGCCCCAGCTCCAACGCCCGCCTCGGGGCCGGCACCGCCCGGGTCACCGACCTGCTCGCCGCCGGCGTCCCCGTCGGGCTCGGCGTCGACGGTGCCGCCAGTCAGGAGGCCGGCCACCTCGGCGAGGAACTGCGCCAGGCCCTGTACGCGGCCCGGCTGCGCGGCGGCCCGGCCGCGATGACCGCCCGCGACGCCCTCGCCCTGGGAACCATCGGCGGGGCCCGCTGCCTCGGCCGGGACGCCGACATCGGATCCCTGCAGGTCGGCAAACTCGCCGACGTGGCGCTGTGGCGCCTCGACGGGCTCGGCCACGCCGGCATCGACGACCCGGTCGCGGCCCTGGTGCTCGGCCCACCCGCCCCGGTGCAACTGCTGCTGGTCGGCGGCCGCCCGGTCGTCGAGGGCGCCGAACTGCGGACCGCCGACACCGCCGACCTGGCCGCCCGGGCCGCGCACGCCCATCGCGTACTGACCACCTCGGCCCGCCCTGAACAGGAGTGA
- the aceB gene encoding malate synthase A yields the protein MSRTQAAQSAAPSGDVADVLTDDAVAFLTDLHRRFAGRRADLLAARRRRRAEIARTGRLDLRPDTAAVRAGDWTVPPPPADLTDRRVEITGPTDRKMTINALNSGARVWLADLEDANTPHWANVIGGQRNLADAVRRTITLRTGAKTYRLGPGPYPTIVVRPRGWHLDERHLDIDGGPAVGALVDAGLYLFHNAAELLRRDSGPYLYLPKLESHEEAALWHDVFAHTEATLGLPTGCIRATVLIETITAAFEMDEILWALGPYATGLNAGRWDYLFSIIKNFRDAGEKFVLPDRSAVTMTAPFMRAYTELLVATCHRRGAMAIGGMSAFIPNRRDTEATARAVDQVRADKLREAGDGFDGSWVAHPDLVPVCREVFDEVLGDRPHQLDRQRPDVTVTADQLLDVAATGGAVTAAGLRGNVAVALRYLEAWLRGNGAVAINNLMEDAATAEISRSQIWQWIHNGVRLPDGTPVTADLVRAVGETELAAIRAETTSEDWTARRFPDAWALFVEVALADDFVDFLTLPAYRLID from the coding sequence ATGTCCCGCACCCAGGCCGCGCAGTCGGCCGCACCGTCGGGTGACGTCGCGGACGTCCTCACCGACGACGCCGTCGCCTTCCTCACCGACCTGCACCGGCGGTTCGCCGGCCGCCGCGCCGACCTGCTCGCGGCCCGCCGCCGCCGACGCGCCGAGATCGCCCGCACCGGCCGGCTGGACCTGCGGCCGGACACCGCCGCCGTGCGCGCCGGGGACTGGACCGTACCGCCGCCACCAGCGGACCTGACCGACCGGCGGGTCGAGATCACCGGACCCACCGACCGGAAGATGACGATCAACGCGTTGAACTCCGGTGCCCGCGTCTGGCTGGCCGACCTGGAGGACGCCAACACCCCACACTGGGCCAACGTGATCGGCGGGCAGCGCAACCTGGCCGACGCCGTGCGGCGCACCATCACCCTGCGGACCGGGGCGAAGACCTACCGGCTCGGCCCCGGCCCGTACCCGACGATCGTGGTCCGGCCCCGGGGCTGGCACCTCGACGAACGCCACCTCGACATCGACGGCGGCCCCGCCGTCGGCGCCCTCGTCGACGCCGGCCTGTACCTGTTCCACAACGCCGCCGAACTGCTGCGCCGCGACAGCGGACCGTACCTCTACCTGCCGAAACTGGAAAGCCACGAGGAAGCGGCCCTCTGGCACGACGTGTTCGCCCACACCGAGGCCACCCTCGGTCTGCCGACCGGCTGCATCCGGGCCACCGTCCTGATCGAGACGATTACCGCGGCGTTCGAGATGGACGAGATCCTCTGGGCACTCGGCCCGTACGCCACCGGCCTCAACGCCGGCCGCTGGGACTACCTGTTCAGCATCATCAAGAACTTCCGCGACGCCGGGGAGAAGTTCGTGCTCCCCGACCGGTCGGCGGTGACGATGACCGCACCGTTCATGCGGGCCTACACCGAACTGCTCGTCGCCACCTGCCACCGGCGGGGGGCGATGGCGATCGGCGGCATGTCAGCGTTCATCCCGAACCGGCGCGACACCGAGGCGACCGCCCGCGCCGTCGACCAGGTCCGGGCCGACAAGCTCCGCGAGGCCGGCGACGGTTTCGACGGCTCCTGGGTGGCCCACCCCGACCTGGTGCCGGTCTGCCGGGAAGTCTTCGACGAGGTCCTCGGGGACCGGCCCCACCAGCTCGACCGGCAACGGCCCGACGTCACCGTCACCGCCGACCAGCTGCTCGACGTCGCCGCCACCGGCGGGGCCGTCACCGCTGCCGGGCTGCGCGGCAACGTCGCGGTCGCGCTGCGCTACCTGGAGGCATGGCTGCGTGGCAACGGCGCCGTCGCGATCAACAACCTGATGGAGGACGCCGCCACCGCCGAGATCTCCCGCTCGCAGATCTGGCAGTGGATCCACAACGGGGTACGGCTGCCCGACGGCACCCCGGTCACCGCCGACCTGGTGCGCGCCGTCGGCGAAACCGAACTCGCCGCGATCCGCGCCGAGACGACCAGCGAGGACTGGACGGCCCGCCGGTTCCCGGACGCCTGGGCCCTGTTCGTCGAGGTCGCCCTCGCCGACGACTTCGTCGACTTCCTCACCCTGCCGGCGTACCGGCTGATCGACTGA
- a CDS encoding aldolase/citrate lyase family protein: MPRLTAADYAAIDDRLAEVDAALRQRYPGQTPQRQPVHTVYVPADRVTADLVPTWGAAALATLDAHPPAPYPAELDHRVRAKLAREPVEDLRIDVEDGYGGRDDATEDADLRAAAHALTTARATGTAPPWVGVRIKSLEAATRRRAVRSLDLFLDACGGPPAGFVVTLPKVSHPGQVAAMVGVCERLEQVYGLARDTLRFEIQIETPAAVLGADGRATVATLIGESAGRCTGLHFGTYDYGTGCGVAADYLSMDHPSSDHAKAVMQVAAAGTGVRLSDGSTNILPVGDTTAVHAAWRQHANLVRRSLERGFYQGWDLHPGQLPTRFAATYAFYRDGRASTVARLGAYLDRRAGGILDEPATARALAGFLLRGLDCGAVDTAEVGFARTDLVAVAQPAQGAAA; this comes from the coding sequence ATGCCCCGGCTCACCGCGGCGGACTACGCCGCCATCGACGACCGCCTCGCCGAGGTCGACGCCGCCCTGCGGCAGCGCTACCCCGGCCAGACGCCGCAACGCCAGCCGGTGCACACCGTCTACGTCCCCGCCGACCGGGTCACCGCAGACCTGGTGCCGACCTGGGGCGCGGCGGCACTGGCCACGTTGGACGCGCACCCGCCGGCGCCGTACCCGGCCGAGCTGGACCACCGGGTACGGGCCAAGCTCGCCCGCGAACCGGTGGAGGACCTGCGCATCGACGTCGAGGACGGCTACGGCGGCCGCGACGACGCAACCGAGGACGCCGACCTGCGGGCCGCAGCCCACGCACTCACCACGGCACGGGCCACCGGCACGGCACCACCGTGGGTCGGCGTACGGATCAAATCGCTGGAAGCGGCGACCCGCCGCCGCGCGGTCCGCAGCCTCGACCTGTTCCTCGACGCCTGCGGCGGGCCGCCCGCCGGATTCGTGGTCACCCTGCCGAAGGTGAGCCACCCCGGCCAGGTCGCCGCCATGGTCGGGGTGTGCGAGCGGTTGGAGCAGGTGTACGGGCTGGCCCGCGACACGCTGCGGTTCGAGATCCAGATCGAGACGCCAGCGGCCGTGCTCGGCGCCGACGGCCGCGCCACCGTCGCCACGCTGATCGGCGAGTCGGCCGGCCGCTGCACCGGACTGCACTTCGGCACCTACGACTACGGAACCGGATGCGGGGTCGCCGCCGATTACCTGAGTATGGACCACCCCAGCTCCGACCATGCCAAGGCCGTCATGCAGGTCGCCGCCGCCGGCACCGGCGTACGGCTCAGCGACGGCTCCACCAACATCCTGCCGGTCGGCGACACCACCGCCGTGCACGCCGCCTGGCGGCAGCATGCCAACCTGGTGCGTCGCTCCCTCGAACGCGGCTTCTACCAGGGCTGGGATCTGCATCCCGGGCAGTTGCCGACCCGGTTCGCCGCCACCTACGCCTTCTACCGCGACGGGCGGGCGTCGACCGTGGCCCGGCTCGGCGCCTACCTGGACCGCCGGGCCGGCGGCATCCTCGACGAGCCGGCCACGGCCCGGGCGCTGGCCGGGTTCCTGCTGCGCGGACTCGACTGCGGCGCCGTCGACACCGCCGAGGTCGGGTTCGCCCGTACCGACCTGGTCGCGGTGGCGCAACCGGCCCAGGGAGCCGCCGCATGA
- the allB gene encoding allantoinase AllB, whose product MTVDLVLRSRRTVLPDGERPAAVAVGGGRIVAVTDYREQVPATVDTDLGDVALLPGLVDSHVHVNEPGRTEWEGFATATLAAAGGGVTTIVDMPLNSLPPTVDTAALVVKQQAAAGQCHVDVGFWGGAVPGNAPALPDLYAAGVFGFKAFLADSGVPEFPPLDPGQLAAAFAAVPALFVIHAEQPDQLHTAVPSTRYRDFLASRPPAAEVDAVTAAIDVARRGGARIHILHLSAAGALPVLAAARRAGLPVSAETCPHYLTLSAEEIPDGATEFKCCPPIRDRANQDALWAALADGTISCVVSDHSPCLPALKTPDTGDFSTAWGGIASVQMGLPAVWTEARRRGFGLGDVVRWMAEGPADLVGLADKGRIVVGAQADLVAFDPTPSYHVDPGRLRQRHPVSPYNGRRLTGIVRATWLRGAPVNPDAPRGRLITRGTDDR is encoded by the coding sequence ATGACCGTCGACCTGGTGCTGCGGTCCCGCCGCACGGTGCTGCCCGACGGTGAACGGCCGGCGGCCGTCGCGGTCGGCGGCGGTCGGATCGTCGCCGTCACCGACTACCGGGAACAGGTGCCGGCGACCGTCGACACCGACCTCGGCGACGTCGCCCTGCTGCCCGGACTCGTCGACAGCCACGTGCACGTCAACGAACCTGGCCGTACCGAATGGGAAGGGTTCGCCACCGCCACCCTCGCCGCCGCCGGCGGCGGTGTCACCACCATCGTCGACATGCCGCTGAACAGCCTGCCGCCGACCGTCGACACCGCCGCGTTGGTGGTCAAGCAGCAGGCCGCCGCCGGTCAGTGCCACGTCGACGTCGGGTTCTGGGGCGGGGCCGTGCCCGGCAACGCGCCCGCGCTGCCCGACCTGTACGCCGCCGGGGTCTTCGGGTTCAAGGCGTTCCTGGCCGACTCGGGGGTGCCGGAGTTCCCACCACTGGACCCTGGGCAGCTCGCCGCCGCGTTCGCCGCCGTACCCGCGTTGTTCGTCATCCACGCCGAGCAACCCGACCAGCTGCACACCGCCGTCCCCTCCACCCGCTACCGGGACTTCCTCGCCAGCCGACCACCCGCCGCCGAGGTCGACGCCGTGACCGCCGCCATCGACGTCGCCCGGCGCGGCGGCGCCCGGATCCACATCCTGCACCTGTCCGCCGCCGGCGCGCTGCCGGTGCTCGCCGCCGCCCGCCGGGCTGGTCTGCCGGTCAGCGCCGAAACCTGCCCGCACTACCTGACCCTGTCGGCGGAGGAGATCCCGGACGGCGCCACCGAGTTCAAGTGCTGCCCGCCGATTCGCGACCGCGCCAACCAGGACGCCCTGTGGGCGGCGCTCGCCGACGGCACCATCTCCTGCGTCGTCTCCGACCATTCGCCCTGCCTGCCGGCGCTGAAGACCCCCGACACCGGTGACTTCTCCACGGCCTGGGGCGGGATCGCCTCCGTGCAGATGGGCCTGCCGGCGGTCTGGACCGAGGCGCGCCGGCGCGGATTCGGCCTCGGCGACGTGGTCCGCTGGATGGCCGAAGGTCCGGCGGACCTCGTCGGCCTGGCCGACAAGGGGCGGATCGTGGTCGGTGCCCAGGCCGACCTGGTCGCCTTCGACCCGACGCCGAGCTATCACGTCGACCCGGGCCGGCTGCGCCAGCGGCACCCGGTCTCCCCGTACAACGGACGACGCCTGACCGGCATCGTCCGCGCCACCTGGCTGCGCGGCGCGCCGGTCAACCCGGACGCGCCGCGCGGCCGCCTGATCACGAGAGGGACGGATGACCGGTAG
- the alc gene encoding allantoicase — MTGSRVSSTLPDLPGDFDLTWLPDLASRALGGGVVSANDEFFAAADNLVDPRPPVFAASTFGAKGQVYDGWETRRRRQPGSDHAIVRLGAPGIARAIVIDTAFFTGNYPPYATVDGCCLAGHPGPAELAAAQWTPLVARTALAGNDRVVIPVDVPQRLTHVRLTIHPDGGVARLRVHGEPVPDPHLLTEVLDLVAVENGGRVEACSDRFYGSPQQLLLPGPARTMGEGWETARRRDDGNDWVQVRLGAPGVVEFVELDTSHFKGNAPAAARLRGRDASAAVADAPGAGPDTPDRWYDLLPVTPLQPDTRHRFRLPTPRAATHVRLDIFPDGGMARLRLFGRLTEAGTAYLADRHATR; from the coding sequence ATGACCGGTAGCCGCGTATCCTCCACCCTGCCCGACCTGCCGGGCGACTTCGACCTGACCTGGTTGCCCGACCTGGCCTCCCGCGCGTTGGGCGGGGGCGTGGTGAGCGCCAACGATGAGTTCTTCGCCGCCGCCGACAATCTGGTCGATCCGCGTCCGCCGGTCTTCGCTGCCAGCACCTTCGGTGCCAAGGGCCAGGTGTACGACGGCTGGGAGACCCGACGTCGCCGCCAGCCCGGATCCGACCATGCCATCGTCCGGCTCGGTGCACCCGGCATCGCCCGGGCCATCGTCATCGACACCGCCTTCTTCACTGGCAACTACCCGCCGTACGCGACGGTCGACGGCTGCTGCCTCGCCGGTCATCCGGGGCCAGCGGAGCTTGCTGCGGCGCAGTGGACCCCGCTGGTGGCGCGGACCGCGTTGGCTGGCAACGACCGGGTGGTGATCCCGGTGGACGTACCGCAGCGGCTGACCCATGTCCGGTTGACGATCCATCCCGACGGCGGGGTCGCCCGGCTGCGGGTGCACGGCGAGCCGGTGCCCGACCCGCACCTGCTGACCGAGGTACTGGACCTCGTCGCAGTGGAGAACGGTGGCCGGGTCGAGGCCTGCAGCGACCGGTTCTACGGCTCGCCGCAGCAGCTGTTGCTGCCCGGACCGGCCCGCACGATGGGGGAGGGCTGGGAGACCGCGCGCCGTCGAGACGACGGCAACGACTGGGTGCAGGTACGGCTGGGTGCGCCCGGCGTCGTCGAGTTCGTCGAACTGGACACCAGCCACTTCAAGGGCAACGCGCCGGCGGCGGCCCGGCTGCGGGGCCGCGACGCCTCAGCCGCCGTCGCCGACGCGCCCGGTGCCGGCCCGGACACGCCGGATCGCTGGTACGACCTGCTGCCGGTCACCCCGCTGCAGCCGGACACCCGGCACCGGTTCCGGTTGCCCACACCCCGTGCCGCGACCCACGTGCGGCTGGACATCTTTCCCGACGGCGGGATGGCCCGGCTACGACTGTTCGGGCGGCTGACCGAGGCCGGCACCGCATACCTGGCGGATCGACACGCCACTCGGTAG
- a CDS encoding glycosyltransferase family 2 protein: MRLSVVVPCFNEEASLVPLHTAVSAALAALPDIDVEYVYVDDGSTDATLARLRELATGDPSVRYLALSRNFGKESAMLAGLDRADGDAVIVMDADLQHPPRLLPDMVALYRQGYDQVIACRDRRGDRFVRTVASRAFYRLMNRWVDVQLLDGAGDFRLLSRRAVQALRTMPEYNRFSKGLYSWIGFNTVVFAYPNEARAGGGGSRWSLRSLLNYAFDGLLSFNNRPLRSAIYAGMGLTVIAVAYAAWVVAAALIRGIDAPGYTTIIVSVIGLGGIQMMILGVIGEYIGRIYYETKRRPHYLVMESNSDVGAASAGPAVYPAPRRPAADPAEAPAKVPSEAPAEMTARVE, translated from the coding sequence TTGCGGCTGTCCGTCGTGGTGCCCTGCTTCAACGAGGAAGCCTCCCTCGTACCGCTGCACACGGCCGTGTCGGCCGCGCTGGCCGCGCTGCCCGACATCGACGTCGAGTACGTCTACGTCGACGACGGCAGCACCGACGCGACCCTGGCACGACTGCGCGAGCTCGCCACGGGGGACCCTTCGGTCCGATATCTCGCGCTCAGCCGCAACTTCGGCAAGGAGTCGGCGATGCTCGCCGGGCTGGACCGGGCCGACGGCGACGCCGTCATCGTGATGGACGCCGACCTGCAGCACCCGCCGCGCCTACTGCCCGACATGGTGGCGTTGTACCGGCAAGGCTACGACCAGGTGATCGCCTGCCGGGATCGCCGTGGTGACCGGTTCGTCCGGACCGTAGCGTCCCGGGCGTTCTACCGTCTGATGAACCGTTGGGTGGACGTGCAACTGCTGGACGGGGCCGGCGACTTCCGGCTGCTGTCCCGGCGGGCCGTGCAGGCGCTGCGCACGATGCCCGAGTACAACCGCTTCTCCAAGGGCCTGTACTCGTGGATCGGTTTCAACACGGTCGTCTTCGCCTACCCGAACGAGGCCCGCGCCGGCGGCGGCGGCAGCCGGTGGAGTCTGCGTTCGCTGCTCAACTACGCGTTCGACGGGCTGCTGTCGTTCAACAACCGGCCGCTGCGTTCGGCGATCTACGCCGGTATGGGGCTGACCGTGATCGCTGTGGCGTACGCGGCCTGGGTGGTCGCCGCCGCGTTGATCCGGGGGATCGACGCCCCCGGCTACACCACGATCATCGTGAGCGTCATCGGCCTCGGCGGCATCCAGATGATGATCCTCGGTGTGATCGGCGAGTACATCGGCCGGATCTACTACGAGACGAAGCGCCGGCCGCACTACCTGGTGATGGAGTCGAACTCCGACGTCGGGGCGGCGTCCGCCGGGCCGGCGGTCTACCCGGCCCCGCGTCGTCCGGCGGCCGACCCGGCGGAGGCTCCCGCCAAAGTCCCCTCCGAGGCCCCCGCCGAGATGACCGCCCGGGTGGAATGA